The following is a genomic window from Campylobacter concisus.
AGGCCTACGATTCCAACTGAAAGTCCCATCAATTCTCCTTGCTAAGTGCTTGTAAAAAGTATAAATTCATCCTAACGCCAGCTCCGCTTGCACCTGCTTGGTTGTATCCCCAAGCTTTTTCGCGGTATGCTGGGCCTGCAATGTCGAGGTGTAGCCACTTGTCTTTGTACTCATCTTTGATAAATTTAGCCAAAAACATCCCAGCTGTTATCGCGCCGCCATATCTACTTGAGGCACAGTTACTCACATCTGCGATTTGGCTTTTGATAAGCTCGCTAAGATAAGGGTTAAAATCAAGCGTAGTTGCTAGCTCGCCGCTATCTTTTATCTTGTTTTTATACTCGCTTTTTAGACTCTCGCTGTTGCCCATGATGCCTGTTGTGTACTCACCAAGTCCCACGACGCAAGCACCAGTTAGTGTTGCCATATCTATTAAAATGTCTGGCTTAAAGTCCTGTGCGTAACTTAGGCAGTCAGCCAGCACTAAACGTCCTTCTGCATCAGTGTTTCTAACCTCTATGCTAACACCACTTCTTGAAATAAGCACGTCATCAGGTTTGTAAGCATTTCCGCCGATCATATTTTCAGCTGCACCTAAAATGGCATGAATTTCAAATGGTAAATTTAGCTCCGCAGCACCTTTTATGATGCCAAGAGCTGCTGCTGCGCCGCTTTTGTCTGATTTCATCGTTAGCATATAGTCAGCTGGCTTCAGGCTAAGGCCGCCGCTATCATATGTTAGGCCTTTGCCAACAAAGATGATGCGTTTTTTGGACTTTTTAGGTTTGTAGGTTAGATGAATGAGTCTTGGTTTATGCACACTTGCACGGTTTACTGCCAAAAATGCGTTCATATTCTCTTTTGCTAGAAATTTCTCGTCATAGACCTCGCACTTGATACTTGCATGGCTTTTGGCTAAATTTAAAGCATCCTCAGCCATTTTTTGAGGTGTATAAATTTCTGGGATTTCATTTACGATATCTTTTGCGAAATTTGTAGCATTTGCTATTATCTCTGCCTCTTTAAAGCCCTCATTTGCAGCTTTTAGATCGACCTTTTTGCCAGCAAATTCTTCAGTCGAGAAGATGATCTCTTTTAGAGTGTATTTCTCTTTTTTCTCTTTATACTTGTTAAAATCATAACTTCCAAGTAAAAAGCCCTCAGCTAGTGCCTCAAAGCTTAGTTTTTGGCACTCTGCTACGTAAGAAGCTAGCTTTATGCTCTTAATATTTAGTGATTTTAGCGCGTTATAAGCTTTAGCAGCTGCAAGTCTTAGCTCGTCAAGATCAAGCTTAGAAAGTGGCACGTAAGCCCTTTTTGCCTCGCTTAGAATAAGGACGCTCTCGCCTTTGTAATTGTTAAATTTAATAGCCTCTTTATCGCCTATAAATTTATGTTTTAACTCCTTATCTACTACGAAAATTATTTCAATGTCAGCTTTTATATCTTTTAATTTTTTATCAACTATTTGAAACTGCATGTCTTCTGTCTCTCCTTTCGTTTAAAATTTTATTTTCGATGCGCTTAAATGTATAGATCAAAAGCCCCATAAATATGGCAACCACTGGGATAGCGACATACCAGTGCTCTTTTGCTTTTTGAAGCAGCACAAGTATATGCTCGCCAAGTATCCAAGCAGGTATGGTGGTGATCGCCGCCCAGCACCAAGCGCTGATTAAATTTATAAAGGCGTATTTTTTAGCATCATAGCCAGTAAGTCCTATGCAAAGCGGTATGATGACACGAAAGCCATACATATAGCGTTGCAAAAAGATGATCGGCCAACCGTATTTTTTCAGCATTATGTGCGCCACTGCAAATTTTCTTCGCTGCGTGTGAAGCCTTTTTGCGATGTATTTTTTATTGTAACGCCCTAAATAAAAGTAAATTTGATCTCCTACAAAGCCCCCAAGTCCAGCCACAAAGATGGCAAGTGCGATGTGCATATGCGTGGTGTGAGCGAGAATTCCAGCCATTATTAAGGCCATCTCGCCTTCCATGATACACCAGACAAAAAGTATGATGTAGCCGTACTCTTTGAGTAGTTCTATAAAAAATTCTTCCATTCTAAACCTCTAAAACGCTGTAAATTTTAGTAAGCGACTTTAGCTTTTCGCTACCTTTTAGATCGACTAGATCTATGAGAAAGCACGCCTCTACGCAGGTTGCGTTAGTTTGATTGATAAGCTCAACTGAGGCCTTTGCAGTGCCTCCAGTGGCTATGAGATCA
Proteins encoded in this region:
- a CDS encoding leucyl aminopeptidase; this encodes MQFQIVDKKLKDIKADIEIIFVVDKELKHKFIGDKEAIKFNNYKGESVLILSEAKRAYVPLSKLDLDELRLAAAKAYNALKSLNIKSIKLASYVAECQKLSFEALAEGFLLGSYDFNKYKEKKEKYTLKEIIFSTEEFAGKKVDLKAANEGFKEAEIIANATNFAKDIVNEIPEIYTPQKMAEDALNLAKSHASIKCEVYDEKFLAKENMNAFLAVNRASVHKPRLIHLTYKPKKSKKRIIFVGKGLTYDSGGLSLKPADYMLTMKSDKSGAAAALGIIKGAAELNLPFEIHAILGAAENMIGGNAYKPDDVLISRSGVSIEVRNTDAEGRLVLADCLSYAQDFKPDILIDMATLTGACVVGLGEYTTGIMGNSESLKSEYKNKIKDSGELATTLDFNPYLSELIKSQIADVSNCASSRYGGAITAGMFLAKFIKDEYKDKWLHLDIAGPAYREKAWGYNQAGASGAGVRMNLYFLQALSKEN
- a CDS encoding DedA family protein yields the protein MEEFFIELLKEYGYIILFVWCIMEGEMALIMAGILAHTTHMHIALAIFVAGLGGFVGDQIYFYLGRYNKKYIAKRLHTQRRKFAVAHIMLKKYGWPIIFLQRYMYGFRVIIPLCIGLTGYDAKKYAFINLISAWCWAAITTIPAWILGEHILVLLQKAKEHWYVAIPVVAIFMGLLIYTFKRIENKILNERRDRRHAVSNS